Within Candidatus Methylomirabilota bacterium, the genomic segment TCCCCGAATGTTTTCACAATCCAGGCCGCGAGTTTTAGGGCTTCCGCCGAGTTTAGGGGTTTCCCTATTTGCAGGACAAGCCCTCCCTCCTCTGAAACGAAAGCGAGCGGCCCTTGTCCCGGCAAAGTAAAAACGGGCTTCGTCCCCTCCGCCCGGCTCCGCTGTCTTTCCGTTTCCTCTACTGCTTTTTTATAGTCCGAAGCCTTGCTCATTATTCCTCCCGTCTAAGCCCGGCCTCCCTCGCCTCCCGCTGTAGCTTTAGAAACATGTCCTCGTACTTCTGTGTGGACGGAGGTAGCCATACTCCCAGGCTGTCCTCCGCCCTCTAACCGGTCTCCTCTCTAGAGGTCCGGCGATGAACTATGCCTTCTCTCTTCCCGTTCTGCCTAAGGTATCTCTTTGAGGATCTGGGTCATCTCCTGCGCCGAAAAGGCTCGGAGGGTCTCGCTCTTGACGTTCCCTAAGGCGCCTTCATGTAGCATCAGGCGACTGATAGCTTCGTCATCCGGAGCCTCCATAATCACCACGACATCGTAGTGGCCCATGGTCCAATAGATCTCCCTGACCTTCACTTTCATCTTCCCCGCCCTGTCCAGGAACGCCTTGGACCGCTTGGTCGTCTCCTTCACCTTTTTGATACCCTGGCCTGTCCAGTTCAGCAGGCTGACGTAGGTCGGCATCGCTCTCCTCCTTTCGGCGCGTCTGATGCGCCATGGCAACGAGGTTCATTTCGCTCTGGGGGCTCCGCCCGGAAGGCGTCTGGGTGTTTGGTGCGCTAACGATTGTGCCTGAGGTTGGCCGGGAGCTATGCTCACCCCGGTTTCCATCTCCGCTTTTCCTGTCAGGGGCTACAGCGTCGCCGAAGACGTGGTTGGTGTCAATACCTTCATGCAATCCCCTTTGGTTGTCGCGGGCAGGCCTTTAAATGCCTGGGAATGTTACAACTACAAACCCTTGGCTGAGGTTGCCCAACTCCGTGGAGGAGTGGAACACGCGTATCCTCGAATGTAGATTGACACAAGGAGACCTCACCGATGGTAAGCTATATGGGTGGACTAGGACTCCTGTGGTGTATGACCGGGGGAAGGACTTGTCGATTCGGTTGCGTATAGGTTGCGTTTTTGGGTCACGAAATGGTATATTTTGCCGCGCCCTGCACACCCAAGTGCTTGAAGTTATTGAATTTGCTGTGTCGAGAGCTACACTCAAAGTGTGTCTGGCGAGCCTGGTCCCTCTACGGCTTTCGTGCGCGAATGTTTAGGCCATCCAGCGCGAACTTGTCGGCATTGGCCTGAGCGGCTGCACCCGTGAAGGGCTTGCCGCGCCACGCGATGTCCACGTTGACGAACCCGGCGTTTCGGATCGAGGCAAGGTACTCTGCTTCCAGCAGAGCGCCACCAATTCAAGCAGTCCAGAGTTCAATCTTCTCCCGTGCCGCCGGCGGGATGTCCTTCTGCACGATGATGTCCCCGATTTGGAGCCGGCCACCAGGTTTGAGGACTCGGAAAGCCTCAGTGAAGACTGCAGCCTTGTCGGGACAGAGATTGATCACGCCATTCGAGATGACAAGGTCCACCGTGCCATCGTCGACTGGCAGGGCCTCGGCGAGGCCCTTGCGAAACTCAACGTGTGTCATCCCGGTCAGCGCCACGTTCCCGCGACCGCACTCGAGCATCTCGTCGGTCATGTCCACGGCAATGACTCGGCCCAACTCGCCTACGGCCTTCGCCGCCAGGAAAGTGTCCATGCCGCTCCCCGCGCCGATGTCGACCACGGTCTCACCAGGTCGCGGCTGGCCCATAGAAAGGGGATTGCCCACGCCGGCAAAGGGCGCCGTCACCGAATCAGGCAGTTCGGCCAGGTCCGCCCGCGCGTATCCCAGGAGATCGGCGGCGTAGTCCGGACCCGTGTGAAAGTGGTAGCCCTTTTTGGGATCGCGGACGACCTCGCTGTACACTTTCTGAATTGCTTCTCGAAGGTTCCCCGTGTCTAGCGCCATCCTCCCTCCCTCCTGTGAGTTATTGGACTACCCAGATACATTCTGCTTTCTCCAAGCTTTCCCTCCCCGGTCTGCATCTTTCGCTGTTCCGTCCTATCGGTTTAAGGTACGGCGGATCCAATCCTAATAATGCTTCTTCTGTCCAGCCGAGATCACAAT encodes:
- a CDS encoding methyltransferase domain-containing protein, whose protein sequence is MALDTGNLREAIQKVYSEVVRDPKKGYHFHTGPDYAADLLGYARADLAELPDSVTAPFAGVGNPLSMGQPRPGETVVDIGAGSGMDTFLAAKAVGELGRVIAVDMTDEMLECGRGNVALTGMTHVEFRKGLAEALPVDDGTVDLVISNGVINLCPDKAAVFTEAFRVLKPGGRLQIGDIIVQKDIPPAAREKIELWTA
- a CDS encoding GYD domain-containing protein, encoding MPTYVSLLNWTGQGIKKVKETTKRSKAFLDRAGKMKVKVREIYWTMGHYDVVVIMEAPDDEAISRLMLHEGALGNVKSETLRAFSAQEMTQILKEIP